In Carassius carassius chromosome 19, fCarCar2.1, whole genome shotgun sequence, a single genomic region encodes these proteins:
- the LOC132095027 gene encoding fer-1-like protein 6 isoform X2, which yields MHSKIMKSYCVGTFKIDVGTVYSQPGHQFINKWAMLTDPADIRTGVKGHLKCDISVSGKGDVAAPSQKFSDAEEQIEKHLLLPEGLNPERPWARFYVIVYRAEGLPRINSSIMANVTKAFVGDTTALIDPYVEVSFFGQVGRTSTQKSTADPVWNEQVVFKEMFPPLCQRLKIRVLDEGSMNDVAIGTHYIDLHTISNDTDGDNGFLPTFGPAWINLYGSLRNSTLVDDSQELNEGVGEGVSFRGRVYIELSVEILSGGAPDSKSLLSKISLKDTKGGKAGAKDPKPGTGEEDKSKTIGPEVMPVEPPQKINDEDMETFLLFGCVFEASMIDRRIGDRPVSLEFTIGNFGNLIDGTAPPPSKKKFEDVSVTTPLLDTAATMPFKSTTTPERPLFGDAQRHYMHLPIGTQKPCVYIYSSWEDRAYRLHHANMLDTIALMFEEGVTKVAELDKMLSPEAGTVMHHVLQEFRRDASEFIAFAEKKVKGSNLTLLDKKRLTLCKQELESMTEVAGGLLEPKRRSLTVKEMLLEVQKIKKKLRFLVEEPQHTLPDVFVCLVSHNKRQAYARIPARHLLFSQSLEQRGRDCGKIKTLFLKPPGKRGPGWTVQAKVDVYLWLGTSRDSPHMLGNLPSGFELEGISSEHRTGPPPDYLLYTEQHLFQLRAHMYQARGLIAADNTGLSDPFAWVSFLSSSQSTGIIKQTLTPTWNQLILINNVCLCGGLYEIVQEPPLVVIEVYDDDAVGTEYLGSTVAVPVVRLSEERYSPPQLQYSPLFCGGLSGGDILGAFELIQISKSGEHTLPELDEPDGGVIPVPSYIRPVLCKYRIEVLFWGLRELKKVQLLSVDRPQVFIKCAGGGVNSSVIQSYKKNPNFTILVDAFDVELPEDEHLLPPLTITVVDWRAFGRSTLVGSHMINNLALFKHIPLSIQQPQPEPRNIAVAQLSLQQSVVPPPKEEIAIEIEQEEIITPAPKTEPDFQDKVSKKSKRRSTKRKKRTTADESADNVIDWWSKYYASMVKIQVAKQKENNPFPLLFENTSNVKDKKKEVNYKSVIEQPRISTLQVYDKELEAEFGPFDDWVKTFELYRGKANEEEGSADDRFVGKFKGRFCLHKLPETDDEEEDGYLDSGQFKINQGIPPNTAVSVLIRVYIVAAFNLHPADPDGKADPYIVLKLGKTEIKDRENYIPKQLNPVFGRSFEFQATFPKESLLTILIYDYDTVGGDDLIGETQIDLENRFYSRHRATCGLPTEYAIEGYNAWRDSVKPTELLIKLCKENRLDNPHFSPGRITIGNKVFTGKTVFADEDQMVESYEHLALKVLHRWPEMPNGSCKLVPEHIETRALYLKDKPGIDQGHLQMWVDIFPMDMPHPGPPVDISPRKPKGYELRIIIWNTEDVILEDTNFITGQQSSDIYIKGWLKGLEEDSQETDVHYNSLTGEGNFNWRFVFPFNYMPAEKVVVVQKRESILSLDKTEQKIPAVLVMQVWDFERLSSDDFLGSVELDLHGFPRGAKSAKVCKMEMLTESTENISIFQQKRSKGWWPFIKAGELTGKVEAEFHLVTAEEAEKNPVGRARKEPEPLEKPNRPDTSFSWFMNPFKCFFHLIWGNYKKYIIAGLVLLIVTLFLVLIFYTLPGAISSKIVNG from the exons ATGCACTCGAAGATCATGAAGAGCTACTGTGTGGGAACCTTCAAGATTGATGTTGGGACAGTTTACTCCCAGCCTG GCCATCAGTTCATCAATAAGTGGGCCATGCTCACAGACCCCGCTGACATCCGCACAGGGGTGAAAGGTCACCTGAAGTGTGATATCAGCGTGTCAGGAAAGGGTGATGTTGCAGCACCGTCCCAGAAGTTCAGTGATGCCGAAGAACAGATAGAAAA ACACCTCCTGCTTCCCGAGGGCTTAAACCCTGAAAGGCCGTGGGCCCGGTTTTACGTGATCGTGTACCGTGCAGAAGGACTTCCCAGAATAAACTCCAGTATTATGGCCAACGTGACCAAAGCTTTTGTTGGGGACACGACAGCACTCATAGATCCTTATGTAGAGGTGTCCTTCTTCGGTCAAGTC GGCAGGACGTCTACTCAGAAGAGCACAGCAGACCCAGTGTGGAACGAGCAAGTGGTGTTTAAGGAGATGTTTCCTCCACTGTGTCAAAGACTGAAGATTCGGGTTCTGGATGAGGGAAGCATGAATGATGTGGCCATTGGGACTCATTACATTGATCTACACACCATCTCAAATGACACCGATGGAGACAATG GTTTCCTGCCCACATTCGGACCGGCATGGATCAACCTCTATGGTTCACTTCGTAATTCCACACTGGTGGACGACAGTCAGGAGCTGAACGAGGGCGTTGGAGAAGGGGTGTCCTTCAGAGGCAGGGTTTACATAGAGCTGAGTGTGGAGATCCTGTCTGGAGGTGCTCCTGACTCCAAATCCCTGCTCTCAAAAATCAGTCTGAAAGATACCAAGGGAGGAAAAGCAGGGGCGAAAGATCCCAAACCTGGGACTGGAGAGGAAGACAAGTCCAAGACCATAGGGCCTGAGGTGATGCCAGTGGAGCCTCCACAGAAG ATAAACGATGAAGACATGGAAACTTTCCTGCTCTTTGGCTGTGTGTTTGAGGCCTCCATGATTGACAGAAGAATCGGTGATAGGCCTGTCAGCCTTGAGTTCACCATTG GTAACTTTGGGAACTTAATTGATGGTACTGCACCACCTCCTTcaaagaaaaagtttgaagatgtGTCAGTGACCACTCCTCTGTTGGACACGGCAGCAACAATGCCGTTCAAATCTACTACAACACCAGAAAGACCTCTTTTTGGAGATGCACAGAG GCATTACATGCACTTGCCCATTGGAACGCAGAAGccctgtgtgtatatttatagcaGCTGGGAGGATCGAGCGTACCGACTCCATCACGCCAACATGCTGGACACAATCGCCCTGATGTTT gAGGAGGGAGTCACTAAGGTGGCAGAATTGGATAAAATGTTGTCTCCAGAAGCCGGGACTGTCATGCATCATGTTCTTCAGGAATTTAGAAGAGATGCCAG CGAGTTTATTGCTTTTGCTGAAAAGAAGGTGAAGGGAAGCAACTTGACCTTACTGGACAAAAAGAGGCTCACTCTGTGCAAACAGGAGCTG GAGAGTATGACAGAAGTAGCAGGAGGACTCCTTGAGCCCAAGAGGAGATCTTTGACTGTAAAAGAGATGCTGCTGGAAGtccagaaaattaaaaagaaactgaGATTCCTCGTGGAAGAG CCTCAACACACTTTACCAGATGTGTTTGTATGTCTGGTCAGTCATAACAAGCGCCAGGCGTATGCCAGGATCCCTGCTCGTCATCTGCTCTTCTCACAAAGCCTGGAGCAGAGAGGCCGAGACTGTGGGAAGATCAAGACCCTGTTCCTCAAG CCTCCAGGGAAGCGTGGACCTGGGTGGACAGTCCAGGCTAAAGTTGATGTGTATTTATGGCTGGGAACTAGCAGAGATTCCCCCCACATGTTGGGCAATCTCCCATCAGGCTTTGAACTGGAAGGCATCTCATCTGAGCACAGGACTGGCCCTCCTCCTGATTATTTACTTTACACAG AGCAGCACTTGTTCCAGCTGAGGGCTCATATGTACCAGGCTCGTGGTCTCATTGCAGCAGACAACACTGGCCTCTCAGACCCCTTTGCCTGGGTGTCTTTTCTGTCCAGTAGCCAAAGCACTGGT atcatAAAGCAAACATTGACTCCCACATGGAATCAGCTGATCCTGATAaataatgtgtgtctgtgtggaggGCTTTATGAAATAGTCCAGGAGCCACCGCTTGTTGTGATTGAAGTGTATGATGATGATGCAGTG GGTACAGAGTACCTGGGGTCGACAGTGGCTGTTCCTGTAGTCAGACTGTCAGAGGAGCGATACTCCCCTCCTCAGCTGCAGTACAGCCCTCTGTTCTGTGGCGGTCTGTCAGGAGGAGACATACTGGGAGCGTTTGAACTCATTCAG ATCTCAAAGTCGGGAGAACACACACTTCCTGAATTAGATGAGCCGGATGGAGGGGTTATCCCAGTACCCTCATACATTCGACCTGTGCTCTGCAAGTACAGAATTGAG GTTTTGTTCTGGGGCCTCAGAGAACTGAAGAAGGTTCAGCTTTTATCTGTCGATCGGCCCCAAGTTTTTATTAAGTGTGCAGGAGGAGGCGTCAACTCTTCAGTGATACAGAGTTACAAGAAAAACCCGAACTTCACAATACTTGTGGATGCCTTTGATGTG GAGCTGCCTGAAGACGAACACCTCCTCCCTCCTCTCACTATCACTGTGGTGGACTGGAGGGCCTTTGGGCGGAGCACACTTGTGGGTAGTCATATGATCAACAACCTTGCCTTATTCAAACACATCCCCTTGTCCATCCAACAGCCCCAACCAGAACCCAGAAATATAGCAG TGGCTCAGTTGTCTCTGCAGCAGAGTGTTGTGCCACCGCCCAAAGAAGAGATCGCCATTGAAATAGAGCAGGAGGAAATAATCACCCCTGCCCCTAAAACTGAGCCAGACTTCCAGGACAag GTGTCAAAGAAGAGCAAACGAAGGTCTACGAAAAGGAAGAAACGCACCACAGCTGATGAGTCTGCTGATAATGTCATTGATTGGTGGTCGAAATACTATGCATCAATGGTGAAGATCCAAGTG GCaaagcaaaaagaaaacaatCCATTTCCACTGCTCTTTGAAAACA CTTCAAACGTTAAGGACAAGAAAAAGGAAGTGAATTACAAGAGTGTGATAGAACAGCCCAGGATTTCAACACTACAG GTGTACGACAAAGAGCTGGAGGCTGAGTTTGGGCCTTTTGATGACTGGGTTAAAACCTTTGAACTCTATCGAGGAAAGGCTAATGAGGAAGAAGGTTCTGCTGATGACAGATTTGTTGGAAAGTTTAAG GGCAGGTTCTGTCTGCACAAGCTGCCTGAAacggatgatgaggaggaggatggatATTTGGATTCAGGGCAGTTTAAAATAAACCAGGGTATACCTCCAAACACTGCAGTGAGCGTCCTTATCCGTGTGTACATAGTTGCA GCCTTCAACCTGCACCCTGCGGACCCAGATGGCAAGGCAGACCCTTACATAGTCCTGAAACTTGGGAAAACTGAGATCAAAGACAGAGAGAATTACATCCCGAAGCAGCTCAACCCAGTGTTTGGAAG ATCCTTTGAATTTCAAGCCACTTTTCCCAAGGAATCCCTGCTAACTATTCTCATCTATGACTATGACACTGTTGGCGGTGATGATTTGATTGGAGAAACGCAGATTGATTTGGAGAACCGTTTTTACAGCAGGCATCGAGCTACCTGCGGCCTGCCTACTGAATATGCCAT TGAGGGTTATAATGCATGGAGGGACAGCGTCAAGCCAACAGAACTGTTGATTAAGCTTTGCAAAGAAAACCGACTGGACAACCCTCACTTTTCTCCAGGACGTATTACCATTGGCAACAAAGTTTTTACAGGGAAAACTGTATTTGCTGATGAAG ATCAGATGGTGGAGTCATATGAGCACCTGGCACTAAAGGTGCTGCACAGGTGGCCTGAGATGCCCAATGGGAGTTGTAAACTTGTGCCAGAGCATATTGAAACTCGCGCACTCTACCTCAAGGACAAACCAGGAATAGACCAG GGTCATCTGCAGATGTGGGTGGACATTTTTCCAATGGATATGCCTCATCCTGGTCCTCCTGTGGACATTTCCCCTCGCAAACCCAAAGG GTATGAGCTGAGGATCATTATCTGGAACACTGAAGATGTAATACTGGAGGACACCAACTTCATAACAGGACAGCAGTCAAGTGACATTTACATCAAAGG gtggtTAAAGGGGCTTGAAGAAGACAGCCAGGAAACTGATGTCCATTACAATTCTCTGACTGGAGAGGGTAACTTCAACTGGCGCTTTGTGTTCCCCTTTAACTACATGCCGGCTGAGAAAGTGGTGGTGGTACAAAAGCGAGAAAGCATTCTCTCTCTGGACAAAACTGAACAGAAGATCCCTGCAGTCCTTGTTATGCAGGTGTGGGACTTTGAGAGGCTTTCTTCTGATGACTTCCTGG GCTCAGTGGAGCTGGACCTGCATGGTTTTCCACGTGGAGCTAAATCAGCTAAAGTTTGTAAGATGGAAATGCTGACAGAATCCACAGAGAACATCTCTATCTTTCAGCAGAAACGCTCCAAAGGCTGGTGGCCCTTCATTAAAGCTGGAGAGCTCACA GGGAAGGTAGAAGCAGAGTTTCATCTGGTAACAGCTGAAGAGGCAGAAAAAAATCCAGTGGGACGTGCACGCAAGGAGCCAGAGCCTTTAGAGAAACCAAA TCGTCCAGACACTTCCTTCTCCTGGTTTATGAATCCTTTCAAGTGCTTCTTTCACCTGATCTGGGGAAACTACAAGAAATACATCATTGCCGGACTGGTGCTGCTGATTGTGACCTTGTTCCTGGTTCTTATCTTCTACACCCTACCAGGGGCGATCAGTAGTAAGATAGTCAATGGCTAA
- the LOC132095027 gene encoding fer-1-like protein 6 isoform X1, with protein MHSKIMKSYCVGTFKIDVGTVYSQPGHQFINKWAMLTDPADIRTGVKGHLKCDISVSGKGDVAAPSQKFSDAEEQIEKHLLLPEGLNPERPWARFYVIVYRAEGLPRINSSIMANVTKAFVGDTTALIDPYVEVSFFGQVGRTSTQKSTADPVWNEQVVFKEMFPPLCQRLKIRVLDEGSMNDVAIGTHYIDLHTISNDTDGDNGFLPTFGPAWINLYGSLRNSTLVDDSQELNEGVGEGVSFRGRVYIELSVEILSGGAPDSKSLLSKISLKDTKGGKAGAKDPKPGTGEEDKSKTIGPEVMPVEPPQKINDEDMETFLLFGCVFEASMIDRRIGDRPVSLEFTIGNFGNLIDGTAPPPSKKKFEDVSVTTPLLDTAATMPFKSTTTPERPLFGDAQRHYMHLPIGTQKPCVYIYSSWEDRAYRLHHANMLDTIALMFEEGVTKVAELDKMLSPEAGTVMHHVLQEFRRDASEFIAFAEKKVKGSNLTLLDKKRLTLCKQELESMTEVAGGLLEPKRRSLTVKEMLLEVQKIKKKLRFLVEEPQHTLPDVFVCLVSHNKRQAYARIPARHLLFSQSLEQRGRDCGKIKTLFLKPPGKRGPGWTVQAKVDVYLWLGTSRDSPHMLGNLPSGFELEGISSEHRTGPPPDYLLYTEQHLFQLRAHMYQARGLIAADNTGLSDPFAWVSFLSSSQSTGIIKQTLTPTWNQLILINNVCLCGGLYEIVQEPPLVVIEVYDDDAVGTEYLGSTVAVPVVRLSEERYSPPQLQYSPLFCGGLSGGDILGAFELIQISKSGEHTLPELDEPDGGVIPVPSYIRPVLCKYRIEVLFWGLRELKKVQLLSVDRPQVFIKCAGGGVNSSVIQSYKKNPNFTILVDAFDVELPEDEHLLPPLTITVVDWRAFGRSTLVGSHMINNLALFKHIPLSIQQPQPEPRNIAVAQLSLQQSVVPPPKEEIAIEIEQEEIITPAPKTEPDFQDKVSKKSKRRSTKRKKRTTADESADNVIDWWSKYYASMVKIQVAKQKENNPFPLLFENITPLENIISEGLISLASNVKDKKKEVNYKSVIEQPRISTLQVYDKELEAEFGPFDDWVKTFELYRGKANEEEGSADDRFVGKFKGRFCLHKLPETDDEEEDGYLDSGQFKINQGIPPNTAVSVLIRVYIVAAFNLHPADPDGKADPYIVLKLGKTEIKDRENYIPKQLNPVFGRSFEFQATFPKESLLTILIYDYDTVGGDDLIGETQIDLENRFYSRHRATCGLPTEYAIEGYNAWRDSVKPTELLIKLCKENRLDNPHFSPGRITIGNKVFTGKTVFADEDQMVESYEHLALKVLHRWPEMPNGSCKLVPEHIETRALYLKDKPGIDQGHLQMWVDIFPMDMPHPGPPVDISPRKPKGYELRIIIWNTEDVILEDTNFITGQQSSDIYIKGWLKGLEEDSQETDVHYNSLTGEGNFNWRFVFPFNYMPAEKVVVVQKRESILSLDKTEQKIPAVLVMQVWDFERLSSDDFLGSVELDLHGFPRGAKSAKVCKMEMLTESTENISIFQQKRSKGWWPFIKAGELTGKVEAEFHLVTAEEAEKNPVGRARKEPEPLEKPNRPDTSFSWFMNPFKCFFHLIWGNYKKYIIAGLVLLIVTLFLVLIFYTLPGAISSKIVNG; from the exons ATGCACTCGAAGATCATGAAGAGCTACTGTGTGGGAACCTTCAAGATTGATGTTGGGACAGTTTACTCCCAGCCTG GCCATCAGTTCATCAATAAGTGGGCCATGCTCACAGACCCCGCTGACATCCGCACAGGGGTGAAAGGTCACCTGAAGTGTGATATCAGCGTGTCAGGAAAGGGTGATGTTGCAGCACCGTCCCAGAAGTTCAGTGATGCCGAAGAACAGATAGAAAA ACACCTCCTGCTTCCCGAGGGCTTAAACCCTGAAAGGCCGTGGGCCCGGTTTTACGTGATCGTGTACCGTGCAGAAGGACTTCCCAGAATAAACTCCAGTATTATGGCCAACGTGACCAAAGCTTTTGTTGGGGACACGACAGCACTCATAGATCCTTATGTAGAGGTGTCCTTCTTCGGTCAAGTC GGCAGGACGTCTACTCAGAAGAGCACAGCAGACCCAGTGTGGAACGAGCAAGTGGTGTTTAAGGAGATGTTTCCTCCACTGTGTCAAAGACTGAAGATTCGGGTTCTGGATGAGGGAAGCATGAATGATGTGGCCATTGGGACTCATTACATTGATCTACACACCATCTCAAATGACACCGATGGAGACAATG GTTTCCTGCCCACATTCGGACCGGCATGGATCAACCTCTATGGTTCACTTCGTAATTCCACACTGGTGGACGACAGTCAGGAGCTGAACGAGGGCGTTGGAGAAGGGGTGTCCTTCAGAGGCAGGGTTTACATAGAGCTGAGTGTGGAGATCCTGTCTGGAGGTGCTCCTGACTCCAAATCCCTGCTCTCAAAAATCAGTCTGAAAGATACCAAGGGAGGAAAAGCAGGGGCGAAAGATCCCAAACCTGGGACTGGAGAGGAAGACAAGTCCAAGACCATAGGGCCTGAGGTGATGCCAGTGGAGCCTCCACAGAAG ATAAACGATGAAGACATGGAAACTTTCCTGCTCTTTGGCTGTGTGTTTGAGGCCTCCATGATTGACAGAAGAATCGGTGATAGGCCTGTCAGCCTTGAGTTCACCATTG GTAACTTTGGGAACTTAATTGATGGTACTGCACCACCTCCTTcaaagaaaaagtttgaagatgtGTCAGTGACCACTCCTCTGTTGGACACGGCAGCAACAATGCCGTTCAAATCTACTACAACACCAGAAAGACCTCTTTTTGGAGATGCACAGAG GCATTACATGCACTTGCCCATTGGAACGCAGAAGccctgtgtgtatatttatagcaGCTGGGAGGATCGAGCGTACCGACTCCATCACGCCAACATGCTGGACACAATCGCCCTGATGTTT gAGGAGGGAGTCACTAAGGTGGCAGAATTGGATAAAATGTTGTCTCCAGAAGCCGGGACTGTCATGCATCATGTTCTTCAGGAATTTAGAAGAGATGCCAG CGAGTTTATTGCTTTTGCTGAAAAGAAGGTGAAGGGAAGCAACTTGACCTTACTGGACAAAAAGAGGCTCACTCTGTGCAAACAGGAGCTG GAGAGTATGACAGAAGTAGCAGGAGGACTCCTTGAGCCCAAGAGGAGATCTTTGACTGTAAAAGAGATGCTGCTGGAAGtccagaaaattaaaaagaaactgaGATTCCTCGTGGAAGAG CCTCAACACACTTTACCAGATGTGTTTGTATGTCTGGTCAGTCATAACAAGCGCCAGGCGTATGCCAGGATCCCTGCTCGTCATCTGCTCTTCTCACAAAGCCTGGAGCAGAGAGGCCGAGACTGTGGGAAGATCAAGACCCTGTTCCTCAAG CCTCCAGGGAAGCGTGGACCTGGGTGGACAGTCCAGGCTAAAGTTGATGTGTATTTATGGCTGGGAACTAGCAGAGATTCCCCCCACATGTTGGGCAATCTCCCATCAGGCTTTGAACTGGAAGGCATCTCATCTGAGCACAGGACTGGCCCTCCTCCTGATTATTTACTTTACACAG AGCAGCACTTGTTCCAGCTGAGGGCTCATATGTACCAGGCTCGTGGTCTCATTGCAGCAGACAACACTGGCCTCTCAGACCCCTTTGCCTGGGTGTCTTTTCTGTCCAGTAGCCAAAGCACTGGT atcatAAAGCAAACATTGACTCCCACATGGAATCAGCTGATCCTGATAaataatgtgtgtctgtgtggaggGCTTTATGAAATAGTCCAGGAGCCACCGCTTGTTGTGATTGAAGTGTATGATGATGATGCAGTG GGTACAGAGTACCTGGGGTCGACAGTGGCTGTTCCTGTAGTCAGACTGTCAGAGGAGCGATACTCCCCTCCTCAGCTGCAGTACAGCCCTCTGTTCTGTGGCGGTCTGTCAGGAGGAGACATACTGGGAGCGTTTGAACTCATTCAG ATCTCAAAGTCGGGAGAACACACACTTCCTGAATTAGATGAGCCGGATGGAGGGGTTATCCCAGTACCCTCATACATTCGACCTGTGCTCTGCAAGTACAGAATTGAG GTTTTGTTCTGGGGCCTCAGAGAACTGAAGAAGGTTCAGCTTTTATCTGTCGATCGGCCCCAAGTTTTTATTAAGTGTGCAGGAGGAGGCGTCAACTCTTCAGTGATACAGAGTTACAAGAAAAACCCGAACTTCACAATACTTGTGGATGCCTTTGATGTG GAGCTGCCTGAAGACGAACACCTCCTCCCTCCTCTCACTATCACTGTGGTGGACTGGAGGGCCTTTGGGCGGAGCACACTTGTGGGTAGTCATATGATCAACAACCTTGCCTTATTCAAACACATCCCCTTGTCCATCCAACAGCCCCAACCAGAACCCAGAAATATAGCAG TGGCTCAGTTGTCTCTGCAGCAGAGTGTTGTGCCACCGCCCAAAGAAGAGATCGCCATTGAAATAGAGCAGGAGGAAATAATCACCCCTGCCCCTAAAACTGAGCCAGACTTCCAGGACAag GTGTCAAAGAAGAGCAAACGAAGGTCTACGAAAAGGAAGAAACGCACCACAGCTGATGAGTCTGCTGATAATGTCATTGATTGGTGGTCGAAATACTATGCATCAATGGTGAAGATCCAAGTG GCaaagcaaaaagaaaacaatCCATTTCCACTGCTCTTTGAAAACA TAACTCCTCTGGAGAACATTATTTCCGAAGGATTGATCAGTCTGG CTTCAAACGTTAAGGACAAGAAAAAGGAAGTGAATTACAAGAGTGTGATAGAACAGCCCAGGATTTCAACACTACAG GTGTACGACAAAGAGCTGGAGGCTGAGTTTGGGCCTTTTGATGACTGGGTTAAAACCTTTGAACTCTATCGAGGAAAGGCTAATGAGGAAGAAGGTTCTGCTGATGACAGATTTGTTGGAAAGTTTAAG GGCAGGTTCTGTCTGCACAAGCTGCCTGAAacggatgatgaggaggaggatggatATTTGGATTCAGGGCAGTTTAAAATAAACCAGGGTATACCTCCAAACACTGCAGTGAGCGTCCTTATCCGTGTGTACATAGTTGCA GCCTTCAACCTGCACCCTGCGGACCCAGATGGCAAGGCAGACCCTTACATAGTCCTGAAACTTGGGAAAACTGAGATCAAAGACAGAGAGAATTACATCCCGAAGCAGCTCAACCCAGTGTTTGGAAG ATCCTTTGAATTTCAAGCCACTTTTCCCAAGGAATCCCTGCTAACTATTCTCATCTATGACTATGACACTGTTGGCGGTGATGATTTGATTGGAGAAACGCAGATTGATTTGGAGAACCGTTTTTACAGCAGGCATCGAGCTACCTGCGGCCTGCCTACTGAATATGCCAT TGAGGGTTATAATGCATGGAGGGACAGCGTCAAGCCAACAGAACTGTTGATTAAGCTTTGCAAAGAAAACCGACTGGACAACCCTCACTTTTCTCCAGGACGTATTACCATTGGCAACAAAGTTTTTACAGGGAAAACTGTATTTGCTGATGAAG ATCAGATGGTGGAGTCATATGAGCACCTGGCACTAAAGGTGCTGCACAGGTGGCCTGAGATGCCCAATGGGAGTTGTAAACTTGTGCCAGAGCATATTGAAACTCGCGCACTCTACCTCAAGGACAAACCAGGAATAGACCAG GGTCATCTGCAGATGTGGGTGGACATTTTTCCAATGGATATGCCTCATCCTGGTCCTCCTGTGGACATTTCCCCTCGCAAACCCAAAGG GTATGAGCTGAGGATCATTATCTGGAACACTGAAGATGTAATACTGGAGGACACCAACTTCATAACAGGACAGCAGTCAAGTGACATTTACATCAAAGG gtggtTAAAGGGGCTTGAAGAAGACAGCCAGGAAACTGATGTCCATTACAATTCTCTGACTGGAGAGGGTAACTTCAACTGGCGCTTTGTGTTCCCCTTTAACTACATGCCGGCTGAGAAAGTGGTGGTGGTACAAAAGCGAGAAAGCATTCTCTCTCTGGACAAAACTGAACAGAAGATCCCTGCAGTCCTTGTTATGCAGGTGTGGGACTTTGAGAGGCTTTCTTCTGATGACTTCCTGG GCTCAGTGGAGCTGGACCTGCATGGTTTTCCACGTGGAGCTAAATCAGCTAAAGTTTGTAAGATGGAAATGCTGACAGAATCCACAGAGAACATCTCTATCTTTCAGCAGAAACGCTCCAAAGGCTGGTGGCCCTTCATTAAAGCTGGAGAGCTCACA GGGAAGGTAGAAGCAGAGTTTCATCTGGTAACAGCTGAAGAGGCAGAAAAAAATCCAGTGGGACGTGCACGCAAGGAGCCAGAGCCTTTAGAGAAACCAAA TCGTCCAGACACTTCCTTCTCCTGGTTTATGAATCCTTTCAAGTGCTTCTTTCACCTGATCTGGGGAAACTACAAGAAATACATCATTGCCGGACTGGTGCTGCTGATTGTGACCTTGTTCCTGGTTCTTATCTTCTACACCCTACCAGGGGCGATCAGTAGTAAGATAGTCAATGGCTAA